The proteins below are encoded in one region of Campylobacter rectus:
- a CDS encoding c-type cytochrome has protein sequence MQWFNLEDNVNLLALIGALAIFALTAFVTGKYVKQMKIAKEGGELDEYVWDGIGEYKNPLPLGWAIVYALVIVWALWYMLAGYPLNSYSQIGEYNEEVAAANAKFEKRFANPDIKTLHAMGESVFLVQCSACHGITGDGIGGKAADLALWGSEEGIVDAILKGSKGLDYPMGEMPAGMADEEGAKAIAAYIAKEISGIKKTKNENLVASGKELFAACAACHGEDGKGMEGMSPDLSKYGTASFVEDVLQRGKKGDIGAMPKFNDGRLNALQQKAVGEYVISLSKGE, from the coding sequence AGACAATGTAAATTTACTAGCTCTCATCGGCGCGCTCGCTATCTTTGCGCTAACGGCTTTCGTGACGGGCAAATACGTAAAGCAGATGAAAATCGCAAAAGAGGGCGGAGAGCTGGACGAGTACGTCTGGGACGGTATAGGCGAGTATAAAAACCCTTTGCCGCTTGGCTGGGCGATCGTGTATGCGTTAGTTATAGTTTGGGCTTTGTGGTATATGCTCGCAGGCTACCCGCTAAACTCCTACTCGCAAATCGGCGAATATAACGAAGAGGTCGCCGCTGCGAACGCTAAATTTGAAAAACGCTTCGCAAACCCCGACATCAAGACGCTTCACGCGATGGGAGAGAGCGTATTTTTGGTGCAGTGCTCGGCCTGCCACGGCATCACGGGCGACGGCATAGGCGGCAAGGCGGCCGATTTGGCGCTCTGGGGGAGCGAAGAGGGCATCGTAGATGCGATCCTAAAGGGCTCTAAAGGACTAGACTATCCGATGGGCGAGATGCCTGCGGGTATGGCGGACGAAGAGGGCGCAAAGGCGATCGCGGCTTACATCGCTAAGGAAATTTCCGGTATAAAAAAGACTAAAAACGAAAATCTGGTTGCGAGCGGCAAGGAGCTGTTTGCGGCTTGCGCAGCCTGCCACGGCGAGGACGGCAAGGGTATGGAGGGTATGAGCCCGGACCTCTCTAAATACGGCACGGCGTCCTTTGTAGAGGATGTTTTGCAGCGCGGCAAAAAGGGCGACATCGGCGCAATGCCTAAATTTAACGACGGCAGACTAAATGCTTTGCAACAAAAAGCGGTCGGCGAATACGTCATCTCGCTCTCGAAAGGAGAATAA
- a CDS encoding DUF4006 family protein: protein MENTDRNVFGLHGVTGMLIATVLLLAILATLTYFAIKLQQEVAQKPYTLNASELRMKSADNAKQVRVKE, encoded by the coding sequence ATGGAAAACACCGATAGAAACGTCTTTGGACTGCACGGCGTGACGGGGATGCTCATCGCGACTGTGTTGCTACTGGCGATTTTGGCGACGCTCACGTATTTTGCTATTAAGCTCCAGCAAGAGGTCGCGCAAAAGCCCTACACGCTAAACGCATCCGAGCTAAGGATGAAAAGCGCGGATAACGCCAAACAAGTGCGCGTAAAGGAGTGA
- a CDS encoding FixH family protein: MAKNYWPHAIVISLVLIIISCVATIVVAVKNPVEMDGFYFERYQNVDENINEIEASQRRFDAKYALKFEPEFNGLSGYFKIAVTPKNGSLAPNFTHEILLTRPATNEQNQNLNAKFDGQILKTQPVALPKKGKWQILLKISDANDTGFYKFSFEAR, from the coding sequence ATGGCTAAAAACTACTGGCCTCACGCTATCGTTATCTCGCTCGTTTTGATAATAATCTCCTGCGTGGCGACCATCGTCGTAGCCGTCAAAAACCCAGTGGAGATGGACGGTTTTTACTTCGAGCGCTACCAAAACGTCGATGAAAATATAAACGAGATCGAGGCTAGCCAGCGCAGGTTTGACGCCAAGTATGCTCTTAAATTTGAGCCTGAATTTAACGGGCTAAGCGGATATTTTAAGATCGCCGTCACGCCTAAAAACGGCTCTTTAGCGCCAAATTTTACTCACGAAATTTTACTAACCAGACCTGCGACGAACGAGCAAAATCAAAATTTAAACGCCAAATTTGACGGGCAAATTTTAAAAACGCAGCCCGTAGCTTTGCCCAAAAAAGGCAAATGGCAAATTTTGCTAAAAATCTCCGACGCAAACGACACGGGCTTTTATAAATTTAGCTTCGAAGCGCGCTAG
- a CDS encoding PD-(D/E)XK nuclease family protein: MQNLDKLYIFSNSRKIREFNAKFQNELVPKAMTIAQFEQKAVLVPGRFEADEAYALVLMQRACASVREASEQLRIPSEFFAFLKNNDYLFSFFKELAISKKSVADLKFSDIYADYEEHLGILEAVLARYKELLAAENLYDGIALPEIYRLNGGFVREFREIYLEVDGFLSEFEWELFGEIAKLTTLKIIFQTSKFNKKLILKLAEISGIDTSEFSLYGEFELNLSSRELKKTGAVRKNPLVLKRSFSARSLQAAYAMAKASEFVAGGIKPENIAVILPDESFAEILRLHDRGKMFNFAMGESFTRTRFFQILKCIVTAINDKIRVNLSEDNYANFNEFEFNLCEFGVGSELFAKFKNGFEEPCSFEDFRALMEEILALESDPAAAQKTREELFYAQSLARYFSFTLRQICEIFLIKLARLRLDHVGGGKIGVMGVLESRGLKFEGVIVLDFNDDLVPKRSVNEMFLSSRVRQKAGLIGYVDRENLQRFYYESLIGGAKKAAICYAANEEKIASRFLGEFNAVEDARFSDESYAALFNGEFDAKTGFADEQKFEAEMNPHLDEKNEAKSGQAKTAKERSLFEFDVQGELDSGANLVGKFDENATQNKTPSQNPRALNFIKFTRKTPAKPKIFEQDIIVKHDFFAIPLSFSRLNTYLQCPRRYYYRYILGVKPPVMPQTASAADFGNSLHRALFEYYSKFERFDLAKFETVLRELNMPPLEREITMIEMEKFKAVEDARYEAGWRVHGLEKELDSVFAGVRITGKIDRIDGRGGELAVIDYKSGKFDAKSLQLPFYEALVGRPCEGYFYDLKDNMNLVAGEASTEALAEAIEQLKSINDTPINFGEAKGAMSEYEDYKILVKGEL; the protein is encoded by the coding sequence ATGCAAAATTTAGACAAACTTTATATTTTTAGCAACTCCCGTAAGATCCGCGAATTTAACGCGAAATTTCAAAACGAACTCGTGCCAAAGGCCATGACGATAGCGCAGTTTGAGCAAAAGGCCGTGCTGGTGCCGGGGCGCTTTGAGGCGGACGAGGCGTACGCGCTGGTGCTGATGCAGCGAGCCTGCGCGAGCGTGAGAGAGGCCTCCGAGCAGCTGCGTATCCCGTCCGAGTTTTTTGCTTTTTTGAAAAACAACGACTATCTTTTTAGCTTTTTTAAGGAGCTCGCCATCAGCAAAAAGAGCGTGGCGGATCTGAAATTTAGCGATATTTACGCCGATTACGAGGAGCATCTGGGTATCCTCGAGGCGGTGCTTGCGCGATATAAGGAGCTGCTCGCGGCCGAAAATCTATACGACGGCATCGCGCTGCCTGAAATTTACCGGCTAAACGGCGGGTTTGTGAGGGAATTTCGCGAGATTTATCTTGAAGTAGACGGCTTTTTGAGCGAATTTGAGTGGGAGCTGTTTGGCGAGATAGCCAAGCTAACGACGCTAAAAATCATCTTTCAAACCAGTAAATTTAACAAAAAACTGATCCTAAAACTAGCCGAAATCTCCGGCATTGACACGAGCGAGTTTAGCCTATACGGCGAATTTGAGCTAAATTTGAGCTCGCGCGAGCTAAAAAAAACGGGCGCCGTGCGCAAAAATCCGCTCGTTTTAAAAAGGAGCTTTAGTGCTAGAAGCCTGCAGGCAGCCTACGCGATGGCAAAGGCTAGCGAGTTTGTCGCAGGGGGCATCAAGCCCGAAAACATCGCCGTTATCTTGCCTGATGAGAGCTTTGCCGAGATCTTGCGCTTGCACGACCGCGGCAAGATGTTTAACTTTGCGATGGGCGAGAGCTTCACGCGAACGCGGTTTTTTCAAATTTTAAAGTGCATAGTAACCGCGATAAACGACAAAATCCGCGTAAATTTGAGCGAGGATAACTACGCGAATTTTAACGAATTCGAGTTTAATCTGTGCGAATTTGGTGTCGGCTCCGAGCTGTTTGCTAAATTTAAAAACGGTTTTGAAGAGCCTTGCTCGTTTGAGGATTTTAGGGCGCTTATGGAGGAGATTTTGGCGCTTGAGAGCGACCCCGCCGCCGCGCAAAAAACTCGCGAGGAGCTATTTTACGCGCAGAGTTTGGCGCGGTATTTTAGCTTTACGCTGCGTCAAATTTGCGAGATATTTTTGATAAAGCTAGCCAGGCTTAGGCTTGATCACGTAGGCGGCGGCAAGATCGGCGTCATGGGCGTTTTGGAGAGTCGCGGACTTAAATTTGAGGGCGTCATAGTGCTTGATTTTAACGACGATTTGGTGCCAAAGCGTAGCGTAAACGAGATGTTTTTAAGCTCGCGCGTGCGCCAAAAGGCGGGCCTCATCGGCTACGTCGACCGTGAAAATTTGCAGAGATTTTACTACGAGAGTCTAATCGGCGGCGCGAAAAAAGCGGCGATATGCTACGCGGCAAACGAGGAGAAAATCGCGTCGAGATTTCTCGGCGAATTTAACGCCGTGGAGGACGCGAGATTTAGCGACGAGAGCTATGCGGCGCTGTTTAACGGCGAATTTGACGCAAAGACCGGTTTTGCGGACGAGCAGAAATTTGAGGCCGAGATGAACCCGCATCTTGATGAAAAGAACGAGGCTAAGTCGGGACAAGCAAAAACCGCCAAAGAGCGGAGTTTGTTTGAATTTGACGTGCAGGGCGAGCTAGATTCTGGCGCAAATTTAGTCGGTAAATTTGACGAAAACGCTACGCAAAACAAAACGCCGAGCCAAAATCCGCGAGCGCTAAATTTTATAAAATTTACGCGAAAAACGCCCGCAAAGCCTAAAATTTTCGAGCAAGATATCATCGTCAAGCACGATTTTTTCGCTATCCCGCTCTCTTTTAGCAGGCTAAACACCTATTTGCAGTGCCCGCGGCGGTATTATTACAGATATATCCTAGGCGTAAAGCCGCCCGTGATGCCGCAAACGGCGTCCGCGGCGGACTTTGGCAACTCGCTGCACAGGGCGCTTTTTGAGTATTACTCTAAATTTGAGAGGTTTGACCTCGCTAAATTTGAAACGGTGCTAAGGGAACTAAACATGCCACCGCTAGAGCGCGAGATAACGATGATAGAGATGGAAAAATTTAAGGCCGTAGAGGACGCGAGATATGAGGCCGGATGGCGCGTGCATGGGCTCGAAAAAGAGCTTGATAGCGTGTTTGCAGGCGTGCGTATAACTGGCAAAATCGACCGCATAGACGGGCGCGGCGGCGAGCTAGCGGTGATTGATTATAAAAGCGGAAAATTTGACGCCAAATCCTTGCAGCTGCCCTTTTACGAGGCGCTCGTGGGTAGGCCTTGCGAGGGGTACTTTTACGATCTAAAAGATAATATGAACTTGGTGGCGGGCGAGGCTAGCACGGAGGCGCTTGCAGAGGCGATCGAGCAGCTAAAATCCATCAACGACACGCCGATAAATTTCGGGGAGGCGAAGGGCGCGATGAGCGAATACGAAGACTATAAAATTTTAGTGAAAGGCGAGCTATGA
- a CDS encoding RecB-like helicase, whose amino-acid sequence MKPFLALEASAGSGKTFALSVRFIAILLSGADAREITALTFTKKAANEMKERIVQTFLRLEEKGAELAELEQILGAGRDEILAMRDARATHFLESDLKIGTFDSFFVGILRSFCLNLGLSADFEVSENLNELQRGEFVASVSKDMRLLKALANLIATAERSQSSFFESLEMFYENFGELKSSENAAFPNESGVAEALKNMREYVLARGGGKDAQSAVKQGSPSEILARSFMSRASLDYRTFSKIYTPELDEMFFELKAWLKRYFDALEEYKIAELARFLKIYKECKISLNKRLNSLAFSDVTRLVYELLGGGETDAQMLYFRLDGRINHLLIDEFQDTNVAQYEIMRPLIEEIVAGYGQNGLGSFFYVGDVKQSIYRFRGGKKELFGKLMRDFPQIKAQNLEVNYRSKKALVRFTNAVFAGKIENFKPQRTPQKEGERVNLVGEMPYFEAQEDDLGFVRVSSGDDVAMEAAQQVKFLLEKGVCEDDITVLCWKNDDINKISNLLSEAGVKSVSEGVMSLLASKNARAVVEYAKFCLFDERIYKLNTEAILDVNAVKLSVNPQKSALESLHYLAGRLGVDMSDADVLRLLELAQPYSNLTEFVYNLDRFEAKASAKSGEGVKIMTVHKSKGLEFENVIVCDKMGAGRHDGSNFIAEYDASAGSWQVRHNVKKQCIDEDFARLKEKAARLEREEDMNKLYVALTRAIGGLIIVKKTGANGRNPSFFGAYESSGEVTEYLDLVDFSFGEPTPSKARNLTSVGKFEPIELVQISKQIVDEMPKVEGKNQKAIYFGLALHYLLEMVEKFDERSLKTAQISMRNAFHKFLNEGELDEIYARGLNLINESKFKQMTQAKRVFKEQPLRFEGALKQLDLLCLDETEICVIDYKTSDKNIDENIAQVEEYKKILAQIYPNLSVRAAIFYALRDEIRSIDI is encoded by the coding sequence ATGAAGCCGTTTTTGGCCCTCGAGGCGAGTGCGGGCAGCGGCAAGACATTTGCGCTTAGCGTGCGTTTTATCGCGATTTTGCTATCAGGCGCCGACGCGCGCGAGATCACGGCGCTGACCTTCACCAAAAAGGCCGCCAACGAGATGAAAGAGCGCATCGTGCAGACCTTTTTGCGGCTCGAGGAAAAGGGCGCAGAGCTAGCCGAGTTGGAGCAAATTTTGGGCGCGGGCAGGGATGAAATTTTAGCTATGCGCGACGCTCGGGCGACTCATTTTTTAGAAAGCGATCTAAAAATCGGCACGTTTGACTCGTTTTTCGTGGGCATCTTGCGCAGCTTTTGCTTAAATTTGGGGCTAAGCGCGGATTTTGAAGTGAGCGAAAATTTAAACGAGCTGCAGCGGGGCGAGTTTGTCGCGAGCGTGAGCAAGGATATGCGGCTACTAAAAGCGCTTGCGAATTTGATAGCGACGGCCGAGCGCAGCCAAAGTAGCTTTTTTGAGAGCTTAGAGATGTTTTACGAAAATTTCGGCGAGCTTAAAAGCAGCGAAAATGCGGCATTTCCAAACGAAAGCGGCGTTGCGGAAGCGCTAAAAAATATGCGCGAATACGTCCTAGCTAGAGGCGGCGGCAAAGACGCGCAAAGCGCCGTAAAGCAGGGTAGCCCGAGCGAAATTTTAGCTCGCTCTTTTATGTCGCGCGCGAGCCTTGATTATCGTACGTTTTCTAAAATTTATACGCCGGAGCTTGACGAGATGTTTTTTGAGTTAAAAGCTTGGCTAAAGCGCTATTTCGACGCGCTGGAGGAGTATAAAATCGCCGAGCTGGCTAGATTTTTAAAAATCTACAAAGAGTGCAAAATCTCGCTAAATAAAAGGCTAAATTCGCTCGCCTTTAGCGACGTGACGCGCCTAGTTTATGAGCTTTTAGGGGGCGGCGAGACGGACGCGCAGATGCTTTATTTTAGGCTCGACGGGCGGATAAATCACCTGCTCATCGACGAGTTTCAAGACACCAACGTCGCGCAGTACGAGATCATGCGTCCGCTCATCGAAGAGATCGTCGCCGGATACGGACAAAACGGGCTTGGCAGCTTTTTTTACGTCGGCGACGTAAAGCAGAGCATTTACCGTTTTCGCGGCGGCAAAAAGGAGCTTTTTGGCAAACTGATGCGCGATTTTCCGCAGATCAAAGCGCAAAATTTGGAGGTAAATTACCGCAGCAAAAAGGCGCTGGTTAGATTTACGAACGCCGTGTTTGCGGGCAAGATCGAAAATTTTAAACCGCAAAGAACGCCACAAAAAGAGGGCGAGCGGGTAAATTTGGTAGGCGAGATGCCGTACTTTGAGGCACAGGAGGACGATCTTGGCTTCGTGCGGGTAAGTAGCGGCGATGACGTGGCGATGGAGGCGGCGCAGCAGGTTAAATTTTTGCTTGAAAAAGGGGTCTGCGAGGACGATATAACCGTGCTTTGCTGGAAAAACGACGATATAAATAAAATCTCAAATTTGCTGAGCGAGGCGGGCGTAAAAAGCGTGAGCGAGGGCGTGATGTCGCTGCTAGCGAGCAAAAATGCGCGCGCAGTAGTGGAATACGCTAAATTTTGCCTATTCGACGAGCGAATTTACAAGCTAAATACCGAGGCGATCCTAGACGTAAATGCCGTAAAACTAAGCGTAAATCCGCAAAAATCGGCGCTTGAGAGCCTGCACTATCTAGCGGGTAGGCTCGGCGTAGATATGAGCGACGCGGACGTTTTGCGACTACTTGAGCTAGCGCAGCCGTATTCAAATTTGACCGAGTTTGTCTATAATCTTGATAGATTTGAAGCTAAAGCGAGCGCAAAAAGCGGCGAGGGCGTAAAAATCATGACCGTGCACAAGTCAAAGGGACTGGAGTTTGAAAACGTGATCGTGTGCGATAAAATGGGCGCTGGGCGGCATGACGGGTCAAATTTCATCGCGGAATACGACGCGAGTGCGGGCTCCTGGCAGGTGCGACATAACGTCAAAAAGCAGTGCATCGACGAGGATTTTGCAAGGCTAAAAGAAAAGGCGGCGCGGCTCGAGCGCGAAGAGGATATGAACAAGCTCTACGTCGCGCTAACGCGGGCGATTGGCGGGCTAATCATCGTCAAGAAAACGGGCGCAAACGGCAGAAATCCGAGCTTTTTTGGGGCGTATGAGAGTAGCGGCGAGGTTACCGAGTATCTTGATTTGGTTGATTTTAGCTTCGGCGAGCCTACGCCTAGTAAGGCGCGAAATTTGACGTCAGTGGGCAAATTTGAGCCTATAGAGCTAGTTCAAATTTCAAAGCAAATCGTAGATGAAATGCCCAAAGTCGAGGGCAAAAATCAAAAGGCGATTTATTTTGGGCTGGCGCTGCACTATCTGCTCGAGATGGTGGAAAAATTTGACGAGAGATCGCTAAAAACGGCGCAAATTTCGATGCGAAACGCGTTTCATAAATTTTTGAACGAGGGCGAGCTGGATGAAATTTACGCACGCGGGCTAAATTTGATAAACGAGTCTAAATTTAAGCAAATGACGCAGGCGAAGAGAGTGTTTAAAGAGCAGCCATTGCGCTTTGAGGGCGCGCTAAAGCAGCTTGACCTGCTCTGTTTGGACGAAACTGAAATCTGCGTGATTGACTATAAAACGAGCGATAAAAATATAGATGAAAATATCGCGCAGGTTGAGGAGTACAAAAAAATACTGGCTCAAATTTATCCGAATTTGAGCGTGAGAGCGGCGATATTTTACGCTTTGCGGGACGAAATTCGAAGCATTGATATTTAA
- the rplM gene encoding 50S ribosomal protein L13, translated as MTKITKPNEVEREWIVLDAAGKRFGRLLTEVATLLRGKHKPNFTPNVDCGDYVIIINASKAEFTGNNKAEQKLYHRHSGYFGSTKSEKFGELLADKPEKLFKLAVRGMLPKTKLGREMIKKLKVYAGSEHPHTAQIAKKEGK; from the coding sequence ATGACGAAAATAACAAAACCAAACGAAGTGGAGCGCGAGTGGATCGTGCTTGACGCGGCAGGCAAGCGTTTTGGTAGATTGCTGACCGAGGTGGCTACGCTGCTTCGCGGTAAGCATAAACCAAATTTCACTCCGAATGTCGATTGCGGCGATTACGTTATCATAATCAACGCTTCTAAAGCTGAATTTACGGGCAACAATAAAGCTGAGCAAAAGCTTTATCATCGCCATTCGGGATATTTCGGTAGCACGAAGAGCGAGAAATTCGGCGAGCTTTTGGCTGATAAACCTGAAAAACTGTTCAAACTAGCCGTTCGTGGAATGCTTCCAAAAACAAAACTCGGCAGAGAGATGATAAAAAAACTAAAAGTTTACGCCGGCAGCGAGCATCCGCACACGGCTCAAATAGCTAAAAAAGAAGGAAAATAA
- the rpsI gene encoding 30S ribosomal protein S9, protein MAKVYATGKRKTAVAKVWLKPGSGKILVNGLDLNTWLGGHEAIKLKVVQPLLLTKQEGSVDVTATTLGGGYSAQAEALRHGISKALALFDADFRATLKPKGLLTRDSRVVERKKFGKRKARRSPQFSKR, encoded by the coding sequence ATGGCGAAAGTTTATGCAACCGGTAAAAGAAAAACTGCCGTAGCGAAAGTCTGGCTAAAACCGGGCAGCGGTAAAATTTTAGTAAACGGACTTGATCTAAACACTTGGCTCGGCGGGCACGAGGCTATCAAGCTAAAAGTGGTTCAGCCTCTACTTTTAACAAAGCAAGAGGGCTCTGTAGACGTAACCGCAACGACTCTGGGCGGCGGATACTCTGCTCAAGCCGAGGCGCTAAGACACGGCATTTCAAAAGCTTTAGCGCTATTTGACGCCGACTTTAGGGCTACGCTAAAACCAAAAGGCTTGCTAACTCGCGATTCGCGCGTCGTAGAGCGTAAGAAATTCGGTAAGAGAAAAGCTAGAAGAAGCCCGCAGTTCTCTAAACGCTAA
- a CDS encoding OmpA family protein, whose translation MRKIAIALVAATALFAADSAYNYELTPTIGGVHPEGNLGMNEQAAIGLRVGRNLENFFIDQVEAGFNYANKVREYGVKGRAARYFVNAIKDFGITENFSIYGLLGTGYEDVSKRFIKNKDGGFGQYGLGLKYKITDNFALRAEAVDAIKFDHADHNVFYTLGFAVGFGAKNAPVVAESPKMQEPAVVSLDDDNDGVLNDVDQCPNTPAGVVVDETGCEKVIFLRDLDVNFAFDSYKITPKYLEEIKKVAMFMGENPGYRIVLSGHTDSVGTEAYNQKLSEKRANAVAKALEELGVSADKITAIGYGELKPIATNKTKEGRAENRRVEARFNK comes from the coding sequence ATGAGAAAGATTGCTATCGCTTTAGTTGCTGCAACGGCTCTTTTTGCCGCTGATTCGGCTTACAATTACGAATTAACTCCAACCATCGGCGGAGTTCACCCTGAGGGTAATCTTGGAATGAACGAGCAAGCCGCTATCGGGTTAAGAGTTGGCAGGAACCTTGAAAATTTCTTTATCGACCAAGTAGAGGCCGGTTTTAATTATGCGAATAAGGTGAGAGAATACGGAGTAAAAGGCAGAGCCGCCAGATATTTCGTTAATGCCATTAAAGATTTCGGTATTACCGAGAATTTTTCAATTTACGGGTTGTTAGGCACCGGTTATGAAGACGTTTCAAAGAGATTTATTAAAAATAAAGACGGCGGATTTGGCCAGTACGGTTTAGGTTTAAAATACAAAATTACCGACAATTTTGCGTTGCGTGCCGAAGCGGTAGACGCTATTAAATTTGATCATGCCGACCACAATGTATTTTATACCCTAGGTTTTGCAGTGGGATTTGGTGCTAAAAATGCTCCTGTAGTAGCTGAATCTCCAAAGATGCAAGAGCCTGCCGTAGTAAGCCTTGATGATGATAATGACGGCGTTTTGAACGATGTCGATCAATGCCCGAATACACCTGCGGGCGTAGTAGTTGATGAGACCGGATGCGAGAAGGTTATCTTTCTTAGAGATCTTGACGTAAATTTTGCATTCGATAGCTATAAAATAACTCCAAAATATCTTGAGGAGATCAAAAAAGTAGCTATGTTTATGGGTGAAAATCCGGGCTACCGCATAGTTCTAAGCGGACATACCGATAGCGTAGGAACCGAAGCTTACAATCAAAAATTATCCGAAAAAAGAGCAAACGCAGTCGCTAAAGCTCTTGAGGAACTTGGCGTAAGCGCGGATAAGATCACCGCTATCGGCTACGGCGAGCTTAAGCCTATCGCTACAAATAAAACAAAAGAAGGACGCGCTGAAAATAGACGCGTTGAAGCTAGATTTAACAAATAA
- a CDS encoding mechanosensitive ion channel domain-containing protein, translating into MAFIIIVAIANLGVETFMFAAALGATGLAVGIAFKDTFSNIGARLFDNIF; encoded by the coding sequence ATGGCTTTCATAATCATAGTTGCGATCGCAAATTTGGGCGTCGAGACGTTTATGTTCGCCGCCGCTCTTGGCGCTACCGGACTTGCCGTAGGTATAGCGTTTAAAGATACTTTTTCAAACATCGGCGCAAGACTTTTTGATAATATTTTTTAG
- a CDS encoding mechanosensitive ion channel domain-containing protein, protein MQNAVKKINIFSTVLRTTDYKTIIMPNGCIISSNIINFSKEGTRRVELVFSINYKDDLKLAKEIILA, encoded by the coding sequence ATGCAAAATGCGGTCAAAAAGATCAATATATTTAGCACTGTTTTGCGTACGACCGATTACAAAACAATTATTATGCCAAACGGATGCATTATAAGTAGCAATATAATCAACTTCTCAAAAGAGGGCACCAGACGCGTCGAACTCGTATTTTCCATAAATTATAAAGATGATTTAAAGCTGGCAAAAGAGATTATTTTAGCTTAG
- a CDS encoding HAD family hydrolase: MKKTILFDLDGTLIDSTPAILDGFGAAFRAHGEPAPKPEAIKALVGHPLDVMFAGLGAPTQLVSDYIAVYKARYEQVFLEQTSLLEGAAGALALAGEVADVGVVTTKTSKFSVILLEHLGVMKFIKTVIGRDDVVNPKPDPEPIKTALERLGKTSAQDRASAFMIGDTTMDLEAAKHAGIAGVGLVCGYGKEADLREYSSLIFANAFDAVKFIAASERRGM, translated from the coding sequence ATGAAAAAAACCATACTTTTTGATCTCGACGGTACGCTCATCGACTCGACGCCCGCGATCCTTGACGGATTTGGCGCAGCGTTTCGCGCTCACGGCGAGCCTGCTCCGAAGCCTGAAGCGATCAAGGCTCTAGTCGGTCATCCGCTTGACGTTATGTTTGCGGGGCTTGGCGCGCCGACGCAGCTTGTATCTGATTATATCGCCGTGTATAAGGCGCGATACGAGCAGGTTTTTTTGGAGCAAACATCGCTGCTTGAGGGTGCGGCGGGTGCGTTGGCGCTTGCTGGCGAGGTCGCGGATGTGGGCGTCGTGACGACGAAAACATCGAAGTTTTCGGTCATTTTGCTTGAGCACTTGGGTGTTATGAAATTTATCAAAACCGTAATCGGCAGAGACGACGTCGTAAATCCAAAGCCCGATCCCGAGCCCATAAAGACGGCTCTTGAGCGTCTTGGTAAAACGAGCGCGCAAGATAGGGCGAGTGCTTTTATGATCGGCGATACGACGATGGATCTGGAAGCGGCGAAGCACGCGGGGATCGCCGGAGTCGGGCTGGTTTGCGGCTACGGCAAGGAAGCTGATTTGCGCGAGTATTCAAGTCTTATCTTTGCAAATGCATTTGATGCCGTCAAATTTATCGCAGCGAGCGAGCGCCGCGGTATGTAG
- a CDS encoding response regulator transcription factor, producing the protein MINENILKKLGNISVLLVEDDENTRLAIAQSLQIYCKNIQTASDGIEGFEKFFKGEFDIVVTDINLPSLNGLEMLDEIKKRAPHVASIIITSYDTSENMLASIELGAYNYLRKPFKIEELQTTILMATKSLFENKIRLKGLYEYDLLGKSLYKNGAPIGLTKIEAKLFFLLASNLDKIVNYETIENFVWGEKPMSSEALRMVVKKIRLKTENDMIENFSGIGYKICK; encoded by the coding sequence ATGATAAATGAAAATATTTTAAAAAAGCTCGGAAATATCTCCGTCTTGCTCGTAGAGGACGACGAGAACACGAGGCTTGCTATCGCGCAGTCGCTTCAAATTTATTGTAAAAATATCCAAACCGCAAGTGACGGCATCGAGGGGTTTGAGAAATTTTTTAAAGGCGAGTTCGACATCGTCGTGACCGATATAAATTTACCGAGCCTTAACGGTCTTGAGATGCTCGATGAGATCAAAAAGCGCGCGCCGCACGTAGCCTCCATCATCATCACCTCCTACGATACGAGCGAAAATATGCTCGCCTCAATCGAGCTTGGCGCATACAACTACCTGCGAAAACCCTTTAAGATCGAGGAGCTGCAAACTACGATCCTGATGGCGACTAAGAGCTTGTTTGAGAATAAAATTCGTCTAAAAGGGCTCTATGAATACGACCTTTTAGGCAAGAGCCTGTATAAAAACGGCGCGCCGATCGGTCTTACGAAGATCGAAGCCAAGCTCTTTTTCCTGCTCGCCAGTAACCTAGATAAGATCGTAAATTACGAGACGATCGAGAATTTCGTCTGGGGCGAAAAGCCGATGAGTAGCGAGGCGCTGCGAATGGTGGTAAAAAAGATCAGGCTAAAAACCGAAAACGATATGATTGAAAATTTCTCCGGCATAGGATATAAAATTTGTAAGTAA